In one Cercospora beticola chromosome 1, complete sequence genomic region, the following are encoded:
- a CDS encoding uncharacterized protein (BUSCO:EOG092653YS), giving the protein MDYQNRAGSKFGGGGVASQSAVNADRRERLRKLALETIDLDKDPYFFKNHVGSFECRLCLTVHQNDGSYLAHTQGRKHQTNLARRAAKDAQMGKKTEEGYTGANAVQVKRNIVKIGRPGYSVTKTRDPITRQEGLLFSLQYPEIAQGVEPKVRFMSAYEQKVEDPPDKAFQYLLVAAEPYETCGFKIQARDIDRREEKYWTWWDADSKQYWVQINFKTEREERFSGVPGLAPGKR; this is encoded by the coding sequence ATGGACTACCAAAACCGCGCCGGCTCCAAAttcggtggaggtggtgtcgCCTCCCAAAGCGCCGTCAACGCTGACCGCCGCGAACGTCTCCGAAAACTCGCTCTCGAAACCATCGATCTCGACAAAGATCCCTACTTCTTCAAAAACCACGTCGGATCCTTCGAATGTCGTCTCTGTTTGACCGTCCACCAGAACGATGGCTCCTATCTCGCTCACACCCAAGGTCGCAAGCATCAGACCAATCTCGCGCGACGTGCAGCCAAAGATGCGCAGATGGGAAAGAAGACCGAGGAGGGCTATACGGGCGCAAACGCCGTACAAGTAAAGCGGAACATTGTCAAAATTGGCCGACCCGGTTACTCCGTGACCAAGACACGCGATCCCATCACGAGACAGGAAGGTCTGCTGTTCAGCCTACAATACCCGGAAATCGCACAAGGCGTTGAGCCCAAAGTGCGGTTCATGAGCGCCTATGAGCAGAAAGTGGAGGATCCTCCGGATAAGGCCTTCCAGTACTTGCTGGTTGCGGCGGAACCCTACGAGACATGCGGCTTCAAGATTCAAGCGAGAGATATTGATcgcagagaagagaagtaTTGGACGTGGTGGGATGCAGATAGTAAGCAGTATTGGGTGCAGATCAATTTCAAGACggagagagaggagagatTTAGTGGTGTGCCTGGTCTGGCTCCGGGAAAGAGATGA